The Pseudomonas parafulva genome window below encodes:
- a CDS encoding DUF2254 domain-containing protein yields the protein MIARWRWALGQMTKRLWFRATLFSLTGVITALLAITLRDFVPPTLPAKIGADSVDKILGIIASSMLAVTTFSLSTVVSAYSAASNGVTPRATTLVMEDSTTQNALATFIGSFLFSLVGIIALSTGAYGAQGRVVLFAVTLVMIVLIIYTLLRWIDHLSTLGRVGETIDRVERATLAALEQRARWPFMGAAPYPVDVALPAQAMTIVSVDTGYVQHIDVSALAVVAKRHDVEIYLEVLPGSFVHLGAPLARLLNTSSASSDLETELRHAITVGLRRTFDQDPRFGLSVLAEIASRALSPATNDSGTVIDVIGRGVRCFSKWALQPADTDDIDAHCRRVHVRCVEVHDLFDDFFTLIARDGAGLLEIDIRMIKALISLTEIDSARFGTQCRLHAALLVKRAETALVLDEEKTRLRAVAAPLLTE from the coding sequence ATGATCGCTCGATGGCGCTGGGCTTTGGGTCAAATGACCAAGCGACTGTGGTTCCGTGCCACGCTGTTCTCGCTGACCGGCGTGATCACCGCGCTGCTCGCCATCACCTTGCGCGATTTCGTACCCCCCACGCTACCGGCGAAAATCGGCGCCGATTCGGTCGACAAGATCCTGGGCATCATCGCGTCGAGCATGCTGGCGGTCACCACCTTTTCACTGAGCACCGTGGTCTCCGCCTACAGCGCCGCCAGCAATGGCGTCACACCCCGGGCGACCACCCTGGTGATGGAGGACTCCACCACCCAGAACGCCCTTGCGACGTTCATTGGATCGTTCCTGTTCAGTCTGGTCGGCATCATCGCGCTGAGTACCGGTGCTTACGGCGCGCAAGGCCGGGTCGTGTTGTTCGCCGTGACCCTGGTCATGATCGTGCTGATCATCTACACCCTGCTGCGCTGGATCGACCACTTGTCCACGCTCGGCAGAGTCGGTGAAACCATCGACCGGGTCGAGCGCGCGACCCTCGCAGCCCTTGAGCAGCGTGCCCGCTGGCCGTTCATGGGGGCCGCCCCTTACCCCGTCGACGTCGCCCTCCCCGCGCAGGCAATGACGATCGTCAGCGTGGACACCGGCTATGTCCAGCACATCGATGTGAGCGCGCTCGCGGTGGTTGCCAAGCGGCACGACGTCGAGATCTACCTCGAGGTACTGCCTGGCAGCTTTGTCCACCTGGGTGCGCCCCTGGCACGCCTGCTCAACACGTCCTCAGCCAGCAGCGACCTGGAAACTGAACTGCGCCACGCGATCACCGTGGGGCTGCGCCGCACCTTCGATCAAGACCCGCGTTTCGGCCTGTCGGTGCTGGCAGAGATCGCCTCGCGCGCCCTGTCCCCGGCCACCAATGACTCCGGTACGGTCATCGATGTGATCGGTCGCGGGGTGCGCTGCTTCTCTAAATGGGCTCTTCAGCCCGCCGACACCGATGACATCGACGCACACTGCCGGCGCGTGCATGTACGCTGCGTTGAGGTACACGACCTGTTCGACGACTTCTTCACCTTGATCGCTCGTGACGGCGCGGGCCTGCTGGAAATCGACATCCGCATGATCAAGGCCTTGATCAGCTTGACCGAAATCGACTCCGCCCGCTTCGGCACGCAGTGCCGGTTGCACGCGGCACTGCTGGTCAAACGCGCCGAGACAGCGCTGGTCCTGGATGAGGAGAAGACACGGCTCAGGGCCGTGGCCGCCCCCTTACTGACTGAGTGA
- a CDS encoding LysR family transcriptional regulator: MRFDLADLRLFLCVLDAGSITQGALSANLALASASERLRSMEVDAGVALLERHSRGVTATQAGEAVAHHARLILQQQAVLKGELRGFASGAHGTLALYANTAALTHFLPPRLADWLADRPHLHMDLRERTSAEIVQGVTAGLIEAGIVSDSSNAADLCVRPIARDHLVLIVPATHPLATRKAVHFLEVLNETFVGLASGNALQDHLEDQAKALGRRLTLRIQMKTFDGLCTMVNRGIGVAILPQCIAARHRRRHSYSTLAIEDEWARRQLCVVYREWLTLSPAMQSLLEHLGACAD; encoded by the coding sequence ATGCGATTCGATCTAGCCGACCTTCGTCTTTTTCTCTGTGTGCTCGACGCCGGCAGCATCACCCAAGGCGCGCTGTCGGCCAACCTGGCCTTGGCATCGGCCAGTGAGCGACTGCGTAGCATGGAGGTCGATGCAGGGGTTGCCCTCCTGGAGCGCCATTCACGCGGCGTCACCGCAACCCAGGCGGGCGAAGCGGTTGCCCACCATGCTCGGCTCATACTGCAACAACAAGCCGTTCTGAAAGGTGAACTCAGGGGATTTGCATCGGGTGCTCACGGCACACTGGCCTTGTACGCGAACACGGCAGCACTGACCCATTTCCTCCCCCCGAGACTTGCCGATTGGCTGGCTGACCGGCCACACCTGCATATGGACTTGCGCGAGCGAACCAGCGCAGAGATCGTGCAAGGGGTCACCGCCGGATTGATCGAAGCGGGCATCGTGTCAGATTCATCCAACGCTGCGGACCTGTGTGTTCGCCCAATTGCACGGGACCACCTCGTGCTCATCGTGCCCGCCACTCACCCGCTCGCCACGCGCAAAGCAGTGCATTTTCTTGAAGTGCTCAATGAGACATTTGTCGGCCTGGCTTCGGGTAATGCCCTGCAGGACCACCTTGAAGATCAAGCCAAGGCCCTTGGCCGTCGATTGACGCTGCGCATCCAGATGAAGACCTTCGATGGACTGTGCACGATGGTCAACCGGGGGATCGGAGTGGCAATCTTGCCTCAGTGCATCGCTGCCCGACATCGACGGCGTCACTCATACTCGACCTTGGCCATCGAGGATGAGTGGGCGCGCCGCCAATTGTGTGTGGTCTACCGAGAGTGGCTGACATTGTCGCCAGCCATGCAAAGCTTGCTGGAGCACTTGGGTGCCTGTGCCGATTGA